In one window of Lewinella sp. 4G2 DNA:
- a CDS encoding rod shape-determining protein → MRLFSLFQQNLAIDLGTANTLIIQNGEVVIDEPSIVAINRKTEETIAVGYRAMQMHEKTHENIQTVRPLKDGVIADFRAAEHMIKGMIEMIGTRKSFLTHLKMVICIPSGITEVEKRAVFESAARVDSKETYLIYEPMAAALGIGLDVEEPIGNMIIDIGGGTTEIAVIALSGIVCDQSIRTAGDEFTENIVNYMRRSHNILIGERTAEQIKFHVGSALGQLDNPPEDYAVNGRDLLNGIPRQITVNYQEIAAALDESIQAIEEAVIRALETTPPELASDIYKTGLYLTGGGALLRGLDKRLSAKTQLPVHVAEDPLTAVVRGTSKALADTRRYKSILVPSSSVS, encoded by the coding sequence ATGAGGTTATTCAGTCTTTTTCAGCAAAACCTGGCCATTGATTTGGGGACCGCCAATACCCTGATCATTCAGAATGGAGAGGTGGTGATTGACGAGCCTTCCATCGTAGCCATCAACCGTAAAACGGAGGAGACCATCGCCGTCGGTTACCGCGCCATGCAAATGCACGAGAAGACTCACGAAAACATTCAGACTGTCCGCCCACTGAAGGACGGGGTGATTGCCGACTTCCGCGCCGCCGAACACATGATCAAGGGGATGATCGAAATGATCGGGACCCGCAAGTCATTCCTCACCCACCTCAAAATGGTGATCTGCATCCCTTCCGGCATCACCGAAGTAGAAAAGCGCGCCGTATTTGAAAGCGCCGCCCGGGTAGACTCCAAAGAGACCTACCTCATCTACGAACCCATGGCCGCCGCCCTCGGTATCGGCCTCGACGTAGAGGAACCCATTGGCAACATGATCATCGACATTGGGGGTGGCACGACGGAAATTGCCGTCATCGCCCTGTCGGGAATTGTTTGCGACCAGTCCATCCGCACGGCGGGGGATGAGTTCACCGAGAACATCGTCAACTACATGCGCCGAAGCCACAACATCCTGATTGGGGAGCGGACGGCAGAGCAGATCAAATTCCACGTAGGTTCCGCCCTCGGCCAACTGGATAACCCACCGGAAGATTACGCCGTCAATGGCCGGGACTTGCTCAACGGTATCCCCCGCCAGATCACGGTCAATTACCAGGAGATTGCCGCGGCGCTCGATGAATCCATTCAGGCTATCGAAGAAGCCGTCATCCGTGCCCTGGAGACGACGCCTCCGGAACTCGCCAGCGACATATACAAGACCGGCCTATACCTCACCGGAGGTGGTGCCCTCCTCCGTGGTTTGGACAAGCGTCTCAGTGCCAAAACCCAACTACCCGTCCACGTTGCCGAAGACCCCCTGACTGCGGTTGTCCGTGGCACCAGCAAGGCTTTGGCGGATACGCGGCGGTACAAGAGTATTTTGGTACCGAGCTCCAGCGTAAGTTAA
- a CDS encoding penicillin-binding protein 2, whose translation MQGSAPAAQHPRAITIRIIFVLITLFLVGKAIHLQVASSYWQQRADRVGFSKEQLYPARGLVTDRNGYLLTNNAPVYQIEMTYNKFAKHAAAFDTLEFCRLLNISRDYFENAIPKQWAPKYSKSKPFIFLPNVSPTKYATLQENLFRFPGISASLRSSRNYPPGVAAHLLGYMGEVNQKAIDRGDGAYNRGDYHGISGIEYEYESHLRGKKGKRWQYLDRLGRDVGNVKAEEDAVVGSNLITTLDLKLQRYGESLMVNKVGAVIAIEPATGEILSMISAPTYNPNLLRIGRQRGRAFTMLQQDTLKPLLNRAVNGKYAPGSPFKSLVALIGMQTGTLEANRSMSCNGGFRSGGRLLLGCHAHPFINNVPQAIAQSCNNYFVTAWLETINRDGSVSPKEKMDEFNDYLGQFGLGKKLGIDFPGEINGFLPTSDWMMANSERKGDDFWRAIWYRSLAIGQGEYEMTSLQIANFTAAIANRGFWYTPHLVKQLQEGNESVTRPLRVERHNIDIDERHFETVVEGMRQTVLSGTARRADVPGLDVCGKTGTVQNRFGDHSVFTAFAPRNDPQIAILVYIENGGYGGTIAAPIASLMIEKYLNGEIAKNRQYLETRMFETDMTSRGETSIREIE comes from the coding sequence ATGCAGGGGAGCGCCCCAGCGGCTCAACATCCACGCGCCATCACGATCAGGATCATCTTCGTGTTGATCACCCTGTTCCTGGTGGGGAAGGCCATCCATTTGCAGGTGGCCAGTTCCTACTGGCAGCAGCGGGCGGACCGGGTGGGGTTCAGCAAGGAGCAGCTCTATCCAGCACGAGGATTGGTCACGGATCGGAACGGCTACTTACTCACTAATAATGCCCCGGTCTACCAGATCGAGATGACGTACAACAAGTTCGCCAAGCACGCCGCTGCGTTCGATACACTGGAGTTCTGCCGCCTGCTTAACATCAGCCGAGACTATTTTGAGAACGCAATTCCCAAACAGTGGGCACCGAAGTACAGCAAGAGCAAGCCTTTCATTTTCCTGCCCAACGTCTCGCCTACTAAGTACGCTACGCTGCAGGAAAATCTGTTCCGCTTTCCTGGCATTTCGGCGAGCCTGCGGAGTTCCCGCAACTACCCGCCGGGGGTTGCGGCTCACTTACTGGGTTACATGGGTGAGGTCAACCAAAAAGCCATTGACCGCGGCGACGGGGCCTATAACCGGGGAGATTACCACGGGATTTCCGGTATTGAGTACGAATACGAAAGCCACCTCCGCGGTAAGAAGGGCAAGCGCTGGCAGTACCTGGACCGCCTCGGCCGTGATGTCGGCAACGTTAAGGCAGAGGAGGATGCCGTAGTCGGTTCCAACCTCATCACCACCTTGGACCTCAAATTGCAACGATACGGGGAGAGTCTGATGGTCAATAAGGTAGGGGCGGTCATCGCCATCGAGCCGGCTACCGGGGAGATCCTCTCCATGATCTCCGCGCCTACCTACAACCCCAACTTACTCAGGATCGGTCGGCAACGTGGCCGGGCTTTCACGATGCTGCAACAGGATACGTTGAAGCCACTTCTCAACCGGGCCGTCAACGGGAAGTACGCGCCGGGGTCACCCTTCAAATCCCTCGTCGCCCTCATCGGAATGCAGACCGGGACGCTGGAGGCCAACCGCAGTATGTCCTGCAACGGAGGTTTCCGAAGCGGTGGCCGGTTACTGTTGGGTTGCCACGCCCACCCCTTCATCAACAACGTTCCACAGGCGATTGCCCAGAGTTGTAATAATTACTTCGTCACCGCCTGGCTGGAAACCATTAATCGGGATGGGTCGGTTTCCCCCAAGGAAAAAATGGATGAGTTCAATGACTACCTAGGGCAGTTCGGTCTGGGTAAAAAGCTAGGAATAGATTTCCCCGGCGAGATCAATGGCTTCCTACCTACGAGTGATTGGATGATGGCTAACTCCGAAAGAAAAGGCGATGATTTCTGGCGCGCTATTTGGTATAGATCACTGGCCATCGGACAGGGAGAATACGAAATGACCAGCCTCCAGATCGCCAACTTCACGGCGGCCATCGCCAACCGGGGTTTCTGGTACACGCCTCACCTCGTCAAACAGTTACAGGAAGGCAACGAATCCGTGACCCGCCCACTCCGGGTGGAACGCCACAATATTGACATTGACGAACGCCACTTCGAAACCGTCGTGGAAGGCATGCGCCAGACCGTCCTGAGTGGTACCGCCCGCCGCGCTGACGTCCCCGGCCTGGACGTATGTGGCAAGACCGGTACCGTACAAAATCGCTTCGGTGACCACAGCGTTTTCACCGCCTTTGCGCCACGGAACGATCCGCAAATCGCCATCCTGGTCTACATCGAAAACGGGGGCTACGGCGGCACCATCGCCGCACCCATCGCCAGCCTGATGATCGAGAAGTACCTCAACGGCGAAATCGCCAAAAACCGCCAGTACCTGGAAACCAGGATGTTTGAGACGGATATGACCAGCCGGGGGGAGACTTCTATTCGGGAGATAGAATAA
- a CDS encoding epimerase, whose product MKIFLFGGTGFIGSSFADHLAERGHLPVQIARNRPTQSRHQFLEWDGRTLGPWAEELVTADAIVNLAGRSVDCIKTPDNIDVILRSRVDSCRVIGEALARLETKPPVWVQMSTGHIYGDSELLLTEDDHFGHGLAPFVGRAWEKSLLDHLPNGMREVRLRTSFVVGKGGGALASLSQIVKLGLGGTVGNGRQGMSWIHEDDMNELMLRSITDETMEGAYIATAPNPVTNKEFMGLLRRALKVPIGLPAPAFAVRIGAKLLFRTDPDLALYGRYLRSRRLAEEGFEFKFPQLREALADLCD is encoded by the coding sequence ATGAAGATCTTCCTATTCGGTGGCACCGGATTCATCGGCAGCAGTTTCGCGGACCATTTGGCGGAGCGGGGTCACCTACCCGTCCAGATTGCGCGGAACCGACCCACGCAGTCCCGCCACCAATTTCTGGAGTGGGACGGGCGGACGTTAGGCCCCTGGGCGGAAGAATTAGTCACCGCCGATGCCATCGTTAACCTGGCGGGGAGGTCCGTGGACTGCATCAAAACGCCGGACAATATCGACGTCATCCTACGCAGCCGGGTAGACTCCTGCCGCGTGATTGGGGAGGCACTGGCACGGCTGGAAACCAAGCCACCGGTGTGGGTGCAAATGTCGACGGGGCACATTTACGGAGACTCGGAACTACTCCTCACGGAGGATGACCATTTCGGCCACGGCCTCGCGCCCTTCGTAGGGCGAGCCTGGGAGAAATCACTTTTGGACCACCTCCCAAATGGTATGCGCGAGGTCCGCCTACGTACCAGTTTCGTCGTCGGAAAGGGTGGGGGAGCCCTCGCCAGTTTATCCCAAATCGTGAAGCTGGGCCTGGGCGGTACCGTCGGGAACGGTCGGCAGGGAATGAGCTGGATCCACGAGGACGATATGAACGAGTTGATGCTGCGCAGCATCACCGACGAAACGATGGAGGGGGCGTACATCGCTACGGCACCCAATCCAGTTACCAATAAGGAATTTATGGGACTGCTGCGCCGGGCACTAAAGGTTCCCATCGGTTTGCCGGCACCGGCGTTTGCGGTCCGGATTGGCGCCAAATTGCTCTTCCGGACGGATCCGGATTTGGCTCTTTACGGTCGCTACCTCCGTAGCCGGCGTTTAGCGGAGGAGGGTTTTGAGTTTAAGTTTCCCCAATTGCGGGAGGCGTTAGCGGACCTTTGCGATTAG
- the mreC gene encoding rod shape-determining protein MreC, translated as MQQLLRIFFSNGSFFTFVALQLVSMYCIISFNSPQASIAAETWSIRAGAVRSVTESARDYLDLEAENEALRQETARLRQLLPESSYDAKVVVDSMEDRQLIQRYNYLTAHVVNRSPYRPNNTLIIDRGRTLGVRPGQGVVGATGLVGIVDRVTENHARVLSVLHQSIRISAGLRSGDFGTLRWDGQDPRYVTVTDLADYIKVAPGDTIFSTGYSNVYPTNQVIGTVESAEVQPGTGSQNLRVALSNDPLIETDVFVVQDLFKDELSGLADEGETN; from the coding sequence GTGCAGCAACTACTCCGCATATTTTTCAGCAACGGCAGCTTCTTCACCTTCGTGGCGCTGCAGCTGGTAAGTATGTACTGCATCATCAGCTTCAACAGCCCCCAGGCTTCCATCGCCGCCGAAACCTGGAGCATCCGGGCGGGGGCCGTCCGTAGCGTGACGGAGAGCGCGCGGGATTACCTGGACCTGGAGGCGGAGAACGAAGCTTTACGCCAGGAAACGGCCCGGCTGCGACAGCTCCTCCCCGAAAGCAGTTATGACGCCAAGGTGGTGGTGGATTCGATGGAAGACCGCCAACTCATCCAGCGTTACAACTACCTGACTGCCCACGTCGTCAACCGCTCGCCGTACCGGCCCAACAATACGCTGATCATCGACCGTGGACGTACTCTTGGCGTCCGGCCCGGCCAGGGCGTAGTGGGAGCCACCGGGTTGGTGGGTATCGTAGACCGGGTTACGGAGAACCACGCGCGGGTGCTCTCCGTCCTGCACCAGAGTATTCGCATCAGTGCGGGTTTGCGCTCCGGCGATTTTGGCACCCTGCGTTGGGATGGCCAGGATCCGCGTTACGTCACCGTAACCGATTTGGCGGATTACATCAAAGTCGCTCCCGGGGATACGATCTTCAGTACGGGTTACTCCAACGTCTATCCAACCAACCAGGTGATTGGGACGGTTGAGTCGGCGGAGGTACAGCCGGGCACGGGAAGCCAGAACCTGCGCGTAGCGCTATCCAATGACCCCTTGATTGAGACTGACGTATTCGTCGTGCAAGACCTATTCAAAGATGAATTGTCTGGCCTTGCCGACGAGGGAGAGACTAACTAA
- a CDS encoding glycosyl hydrolase, with amino-acid sequence MRTFFFSLLLVLLHCTCVSAQSPTVAAVRDQGYQQRLFLQQNSPAAGLKFENIGPSIMSGRVTDVAVDPADPRHFYVAYASGGLWETKDDGITFEPLFDDLPVMTIGAIDVHWITKTIYVGTGEVNSSRSSYAGNGVYRSTDGGNSWTHVGLPESHHIGRVIVDQRDVSTVWVAAMGHLYSDNPERGVFKTTNGGGTWTKTLFVNDSTGVVDLIRDPRNPQELYAASWERSRKAWNFKESGKGSGVYHSTDGGTNWSQISNRSGGFPLGEGAGRIGLSISYDTNGDRYLYASIDNYFRRDAEPRDTLDKTLTKDLLRSMPQADFRRLQTYQLDDFLKGNGFPADLDAATLLADTTDEAISPLDLVEYLEDANSLLFDTPVKGFELYVSKTNGEKWERTHAEFIDGLYNSYGYYFGVIRTLPDDPMTVYALGVPIIKSTDGGATWAGINGDNVHADHHALWINPERPDHLINGNDGGINISYDGGKNWRKANNPPLGQFYSIAVDDHPDGYRVYGGLQDNGTWRGPNNYSASPGWMQRGEYPYKMLFGGDGMQVEVDPRDNNTAYLGYQYGNYYRMDMAADTSTYITPKHKLGERPYRWNWQSPILLSPHDPDVVYMGSNRFHRSSDRGANWAITSEDLTQGGKPGDVAYATLTSISESPITKGLLYVGSDDGLIHRSDDGGETWTNINNGLPRNLWVSRIAAGKHDASTVYLTLNGYRNDDFTSHVYRSTDQGASWDRIGQFLPTEPANVILEDYSSPNLLFVGSDHALYVSIDGGKKFNTVNNGLPAVAVHDLVIHEPSGDLIVGTHGRSLYKANVKLLQAAARESGAMAIDAPEVVRYSSRYGTLDFDLQTRKPEMKFAVYNPGAAAGAELRIKSDDGTTLYQRDLKLMPGINQFTYDQTFDGRFAEMVSVALTNIQEDSSRPAAKVEAAKDGNFYLRKGNYTLTVAAGSNVVEHSFEVK; translated from the coding sequence ATGCGTACTTTCTTTTTTTCACTGCTCCTCGTCCTATTGCACTGCACCTGCGTCAGCGCCCAGAGCCCTACGGTGGCGGCGGTGCGGGACCAGGGTTACCAACAACGCCTTTTCCTGCAGCAGAACAGCCCGGCGGCGGGACTGAAATTTGAAAACATCGGCCCGAGTATCATGAGCGGGCGGGTGACGGACGTCGCCGTGGACCCCGCCGACCCCCGGCATTTCTACGTTGCCTACGCCAGCGGTGGCCTCTGGGAGACGAAGGATGACGGCATCACTTTTGAGCCTCTTTTTGACGACCTGCCCGTAATGACGATCGGCGCCATCGACGTGCACTGGATCACCAAAACGATCTACGTGGGCACCGGCGAAGTGAACTCCAGCCGCTCCTCCTACGCCGGCAATGGCGTGTACCGAAGCACCGACGGCGGGAATAGTTGGACGCACGTAGGCCTCCCCGAATCCCACCACATCGGCCGGGTGATCGTGGACCAGCGCGACGTCAGCACCGTCTGGGTCGCCGCCATGGGCCACCTCTACAGCGATAACCCAGAACGCGGTGTGTTTAAGACCACCAACGGCGGTGGCACCTGGACGAAGACGCTATTCGTTAACGACAGCACCGGTGTAGTGGACCTCATCCGCGACCCACGCAACCCCCAGGAATTGTACGCCGCCAGCTGGGAACGCAGCCGCAAAGCCTGGAATTTCAAGGAGTCCGGCAAGGGCAGTGGCGTTTACCACAGCACCGACGGCGGCACAAACTGGTCGCAGATCAGTAATCGCTCGGGTGGTTTTCCACTCGGTGAAGGCGCGGGGCGTATTGGCTTGAGCATCAGCTACGATACGAACGGTGATCGCTACCTTTACGCAAGCATCGACAACTACTTCCGCCGCGACGCGGAACCCCGGGATACGCTCGATAAAACCCTTACCAAAGATCTACTGCGGAGCATGCCGCAGGCCGACTTCCGCCGCCTCCAGACCTACCAGCTTGACGATTTCCTGAAGGGCAACGGCTTCCCCGCCGATCTCGACGCGGCGACGCTTTTGGCGGATACAACCGACGAAGCGATCTCCCCCCTCGACCTCGTGGAATACCTCGAAGACGCCAACTCCCTGCTCTTCGACACGCCAGTGAAAGGCTTTGAACTGTACGTATCCAAGACCAACGGCGAGAAGTGGGAGCGTACCCACGCTGAGTTCATTGACGGGCTTTACAACAGCTATGGGTACTATTTCGGCGTCATTCGCACCCTGCCGGACGACCCGATGACGGTCTACGCGCTCGGCGTACCGATCATCAAATCAACCGACGGTGGTGCGACCTGGGCCGGCATCAACGGCGACAACGTTCACGCCGATCACCACGCATTGTGGATCAATCCTGAGCGCCCCGACCACCTGATTAACGGCAACGACGGCGGCATCAACATCAGCTACGACGGCGGCAAAAATTGGCGCAAGGCCAATAACCCGCCCCTCGGCCAATTTTACTCCATTGCGGTCGATGACCACCCCGATGGCTACCGCGTTTACGGTGGTTTGCAGGACAACGGTACCTGGCGCGGGCCCAATAATTACTCCGCCAGCCCCGGCTGGATGCAACGCGGTGAGTATCCCTACAAAATGCTCTTCGGCGGTGACGGAATGCAGGTGGAGGTTGACCCCCGGGATAACAATACCGCCTACCTCGGCTACCAGTACGGCAACTACTACCGGATGGACATGGCCGCTGACACCTCCACCTACATCACCCCGAAACACAAGCTCGGTGAGCGCCCCTACCGCTGGAACTGGCAGAGCCCGATCCTGCTCAGCCCCCACGATCCCGACGTAGTCTACATGGGGTCCAACCGCTTCCACCGCAGCAGCGACCGGGGTGCCAACTGGGCCATTACGAGTGAGGATCTGACGCAGGGTGGCAAGCCGGGCGACGTTGCCTACGCGACACTTACCTCCATCTCCGAAAGTCCCATCACCAAAGGGCTGCTTTACGTTGGTAGCGACGATGGCTTGATCCACCGCAGCGATGATGGTGGCGAGACCTGGACGAACATCAACAACGGGCTGCCGCGGAATCTGTGGGTCAGCCGAATCGCCGCGGGCAAGCACGATGCTTCCACCGTCTACCTCACCCTCAATGGTTACCGAAATGATGATTTCACGAGCCACGTTTACAGGAGTACCGACCAAGGGGCCAGCTGGGACCGAATCGGTCAGTTCCTACCCACGGAGCCCGCTAACGTGATCCTGGAAGACTATTCCTCCCCCAACCTACTCTTCGTCGGTTCCGACCACGCCCTCTACGTGAGTATCGATGGCGGTAAGAAGTTCAATACCGTAAACAATGGCTTGCCGGCCGTGGCGGTCCACGATCTTGTCATTCACGAGCCCAGCGGCGACCTGATCGTCGGCACCCACGGGCGGTCACTTTACAAGGCCAACGTCAAACTCCTGCAGGCCGCCGCGCGGGAATCCGGTGCCATGGCCATTGATGCTCCCGAGGTTGTCCGTTACTCCAGCCGCTACGGCACCCTGGATTTTGACCTTCAGACCCGTAAGCCAGAAATGAAGTTCGCCGTTTATAATCCGGGCGCTGCCGCGGGTGCGGAGTTAAGGATCAAGAGCGACGACGGAACAACCCTCTACCAGCGGGATCTGAAATTGATGCCGGGCATCAACCAGTTCACCTACGACCAGACCTTCGATGGGCGTTTTGCCGAAATGGTCAGCGTTGCCTTGACCAATATACAGGAAGACAGCAGCCGCCCCGCCGCTAAAGTGGAAGCTGCTAAGGACGGTAATTTCTACCTCCGCAAAGGCAATTATACCCTGACGGTGGCGGCCGGCAGCAACGTGGTCGAGCATTCCTTCGAAGTGAAGTAG
- a CDS encoding OsmC family protein, whose protein sequence is MKRTAIAEWNGTVKEGKGTLTTKSKTLDKQNYSFHSRFEDGAGTNPEELIAAAHAGCFTMALSHGLTEAGYTPGDLKTDCAVDFQDQKVVGSHLTTTASVPGIDKDEFDKIIQDAKVNCPISKVLDTEITLEYTLK, encoded by the coding sequence ATGAAACGCACCGCAATCGCCGAATGGAACGGCACCGTAAAAGAAGGCAAAGGCACCCTGACCACGAAGTCCAAAACGCTTGACAAACAGAACTACAGTTTCCACAGCCGTTTTGAGGACGGCGCGGGCACCAACCCGGAAGAACTGATCGCCGCGGCCCATGCCGGTTGCTTTACGATGGCGCTGAGCCACGGATTAACCGAAGCCGGCTACACCCCGGGCGATCTCAAGACGGACTGCGCTGTTGACTTTCAGGACCAAAAAGTCGTCGGTTCGCACCTGACGACTACTGCTTCCGTGCCGGGCATCGACAAGGATGAATTCGATAAGATCATTCAAGACGCTAAGGTGAACTGCCCAATTTCCAAAGTGCTGGATACGGAGATCACTTTGGAGTATACGCTCAAGTAA
- a CDS encoding PA0069 family radical SAM protein has translation MPQPPIRAGRGAQINTANPYHNLRYDELPDPEDELRTQLIPTHPKTILNKITSPDLGNGYGLNCYQGCEHGCVYCFARTTHQYWGYSAGIDFEQKILYKAEAPALLRSTLLKKNYQPMPVMMSGNTDSYQPAEKKLRLTRQCLEVLSELQHPFGLITKNSLILRDLDLIAAAAQDDLVHVALSITTLNEDVRRMLEPRTSSIAQRFRAVEELSKAGVPVTVNIAPIIPGLTEHEVLGIAKRAADAGARRIGYAIVRLNDEIGTIFTDWAHKMIPDRAEKVLSKIRECRGGNLEERRFGFRHRGEGEVARMIGQHYQLAKRKYFPGEPDWPAYNFDLFEARRRPQLSLF, from the coding sequence ATGCCTCAACCTCCAATTCGCGCGGGCCGCGGTGCGCAGATCAATACCGCTAATCCGTACCACAATCTGCGTTACGATGAGTTGCCGGACCCGGAGGATGAGCTGCGTACCCAGCTGATCCCGACCCACCCCAAGACGATCTTGAATAAGATCACCAGCCCGGATCTGGGGAATGGCTACGGGCTGAATTGCTACCAGGGTTGTGAGCACGGCTGTGTCTACTGTTTTGCGCGGACGACTCACCAGTACTGGGGCTACTCTGCGGGGATCGACTTCGAGCAGAAGATCCTTTATAAGGCCGAGGCACCGGCATTACTGCGTTCGACCCTGTTGAAGAAGAATTATCAGCCTATGCCGGTAATGATGTCCGGCAACACGGATAGCTACCAGCCTGCGGAGAAGAAGTTGCGGCTTACGCGGCAGTGCCTCGAAGTCCTAAGCGAATTGCAACATCCCTTCGGACTGATCACGAAAAACTCGTTGATTTTGCGCGATCTCGATCTGATCGCCGCAGCCGCGCAGGATGACCTGGTACACGTAGCGCTGAGCATCACTACCCTCAATGAAGACGTGCGTCGCATGCTGGAACCCCGCACGTCCAGCATCGCCCAACGCTTCCGCGCGGTAGAAGAACTGAGCAAGGCCGGCGTGCCGGTCACTGTCAATATCGCGCCCATCATTCCCGGCCTCACCGAACACGAAGTCCTCGGCATCGCCAAACGTGCCGCTGACGCAGGTGCCCGGCGGATTGGGTACGCGATCGTCCGCCTCAACGATGAGATCGGCACCATTTTTACGGACTGGGCCCACAAGATGATTCCCGACCGGGCGGAAAAGGTGCTGAGCAAGATCCGGGAGTGCCGTGGCGGGAATTTGGAAGAACGGCGCTTCGGTTTCCGCCACCGCGGGGAAGGCGAAGTAGCCCGGATGATCGGCCAGCACTACCAATTGGCGAAGCGGAAGTACTTCCCCGGAGAGCCGGATTGGCCGGCCTATAACTTTGATCTGTTTGAGGCGCGGCGGCGGCCGCAATTGTCGCTGTTTTAG